Proteins encoded in a region of the Agromyces protaetiae genome:
- a CDS encoding N-acyl-D-amino-acid deacylase family protein codes for MSVTVLRGGRVVDGLGGEPTAQDVVIEGPRIARLLEPGRLAPAELGPEVRVVDVSGRIVAPGFVDVHTHSDLSVLAYPDNESRITQGVTTEVVGNCGMLPAPVVDEPALRAAIGPVDVVPGVAWSWSGIGDLLDHYHRTPRSTHLTALAGHGALRLAVAPRAGALTPAETARLGAAVDSALDDGCAGVSLGLMYAPGERASKDELTAVARAVAGRGRLLAVHLAAYDTDGLEAAVRSMLRVAERTGVRLQLSHLRLIGADQGTYERVLELVEHARAVVDVEADVYPYLSGHTTLLQLLPSSVRANGVPAALAMESDRPGALATALARCRFAPDAITIMKAPRTPDVVGANAGSFDAPWERLAQLILENAGDVDVAVVGSTADSLAVALRTPWISIASDGAALSSAHRSSAAHPRSWGTFPRAYRLMRDLGVPIGEVIRRMTHAPAQRVGSRATVTEGARADLVVFDDAELRDTSTFSAPLSPALGVEHVFVSGDAVLEDGQPTGRRPGTLLSERNAS; via the coding sequence GTGAGCGTCACGGTTCTGCGCGGCGGGCGCGTCGTCGACGGCCTGGGCGGCGAGCCCACCGCCCAGGATGTGGTGATCGAGGGTCCCCGAATCGCGAGGCTGCTCGAACCGGGCAGGCTCGCGCCGGCCGAGCTCGGGCCCGAGGTGCGCGTGGTCGACGTCTCCGGTCGGATCGTCGCGCCCGGGTTCGTCGACGTGCACACGCACTCGGATCTGAGCGTGCTCGCGTATCCCGACAACGAGAGCCGGATCACTCAGGGTGTGACCACCGAGGTGGTCGGCAACTGCGGGATGCTCCCCGCCCCGGTCGTCGACGAGCCGGCGCTTCGAGCCGCGATCGGACCCGTCGACGTCGTGCCCGGCGTCGCCTGGTCATGGTCTGGCATCGGCGACCTGCTCGACCACTATCACCGGACCCCGCGTTCGACGCACCTCACCGCGCTCGCCGGACACGGGGCGCTGCGCCTCGCGGTGGCGCCCCGGGCCGGTGCGCTCACCCCGGCCGAGACCGCGCGACTCGGCGCGGCGGTCGACTCCGCTCTGGACGATGGATGCGCCGGAGTCAGCCTGGGGCTCATGTACGCACCGGGCGAACGCGCCTCGAAGGACGAGTTGACCGCGGTCGCCAGGGCCGTCGCCGGACGCGGCCGGCTGCTGGCGGTCCACCTCGCGGCGTACGACACCGACGGTCTCGAAGCGGCCGTCCGCTCGATGCTCCGAGTCGCCGAGCGCACCGGCGTCCGGCTCCAGCTCTCCCATCTGCGACTGATCGGCGCCGATCAGGGAACCTATGAACGCGTGCTCGAGCTCGTCGAGCACGCACGAGCGGTGGTCGACGTCGAGGCCGACGTCTATCCGTACCTCTCGGGACACACGACCCTGCTGCAACTGCTGCCGTCGTCGGTGCGCGCGAACGGGGTTCCCGCGGCGCTCGCCATGGAATCCGACCGGCCCGGGGCCCTCGCGACCGCGCTCGCCCGGTGCCGATTCGCGCCGGACGCGATCACGATCATGAAGGCGCCCCGGACCCCGGACGTCGTCGGGGCGAACGCGGGATCGTTCGACGCTCCCTGGGAACGACTGGCGCAGCTGATCCTCGAGAACGCCGGAGACGTCGACGTCGCCGTCGTCGGCTCGACCGCGGACAGCCTCGCGGTCGCCCTCCGCACGCCGTGGATCAGCATCGCCTCGGACGGCGCAGCACTCTCGTCGGCGCACCGGTCGTCGGCGGCTCATCCGCGCTCCTGGGGCACGTTCCCTCGCGCCTATCGCCTGATGCGCGACCTCGGCGTGCCGATCGGGGAGGTCATCCGCCGGATGACCCACGCGCCCGCCCAACGGGTCGGGTCGCGCGCGACCGTGACCGAGGGAGCTCGTGCAGACCTCGTCGTGTTCGACGACGCGGAGCTGCGCGACACCTCGACGTTCAGCGCACCCCTGTCGCCGGCCCTGGGCGTCGAGCACGTCTTCGTCTCCGGCGACGCGGTGCTCGAGGACGGACAGCCCACCGGACGCCGACCAGGAACGCTGCTGTCGGAAAGGAATGCATCGTGA
- a CDS encoding aldose epimerase family protein, protein MSDDHLVALDTDEWRVTAAPGHGGTLIDIRPAGVDANLLWQRAGESPRRVQGELGEPGPASISTFDQGLLIGGWFVMFPTAGQPGDDPAEPTWQHGWAPRRPWSVTMRRDAAFAMSLTYGDGRRCIRLRRVVSIRRSALIVSTLATHLGGAPLRYSAGEHPCLDRALFAGGTLEARNRDAPVIAVPIEPEPDGLARHRVFEAARRTVLITAPLLGGSLEITSDLPYAVLWERRSAAAGMDVIAWEPASAPGLGWSEACLADAVRVLSAGERTAWRTTLRWVRDR, encoded by the coding sequence ATGTCCGACGACCACCTGGTTGCTCTGGACACCGACGAGTGGCGAGTCACGGCGGCACCCGGGCACGGGGGAACGCTCATCGACATCCGTCCTGCCGGGGTCGATGCCAACCTGCTCTGGCAGCGCGCGGGCGAGTCACCGCGACGAGTGCAGGGCGAGCTGGGGGAGCCCGGTCCGGCGTCGATCTCGACGTTCGATCAGGGCCTGCTGATCGGCGGATGGTTCGTCATGTTCCCGACCGCCGGGCAACCCGGCGACGACCCGGCGGAGCCGACGTGGCAGCATGGCTGGGCGCCCCGCAGGCCGTGGTCGGTCACGATGCGTCGGGACGCGGCGTTCGCGATGAGCCTGACGTACGGCGATGGCCGGCGGTGCATCCGACTCCGACGCGTCGTGTCGATCCGGCGGTCCGCACTGATCGTCTCGACGCTCGCGACGCATCTCGGCGGCGCGCCGCTGCGATACAGCGCCGGAGAGCATCCGTGTCTCGACCGCGCGCTCTTCGCCGGAGGAACCCTCGAGGCGCGGAACCGGGACGCGCCCGTCATCGCCGTTCCGATCGAACCAGAGCCCGACGGGCTCGCGCGGCACCGGGTCTTCGAGGCGGCCAGGCGGACCGTCCTGATCACGGCGCCGCTCCTCGGCGGATCACTGGAGATCACGTCCGATCTGCCCTACGCGGTCCTCTGGGAACGCCGCTCCGCCGCAGCCGGCATGGACGTCATCGCCTGGGAGCCGGCATCGGCACCCGGCCTCGGCTGGTCCGAAGCCTGCCTTGCCGACGCCGTCCGGGTGCTCTCGGCCGGTGAGCGCACGGCCTGGCGGACGACGCTTCGGTGGGTGCGCGACCGGTAG
- a CDS encoding carbohydrate ABC transporter permease, translating to MTDHHRTRRRTGQALVVIALAIGALASLFPIAWIALTSVKVPRDYFAKPFQWFPDTITFEHYARLFGDLGGAQAIGNSLLISIGSMLLTLIVSVPAAYAIARARAGILRKAPITVLALRALPPVILLIPLYLVYSALGLLDTYGGLILAFSTFNVPFAIWMLRGFFQDFPLEVQEAAQIDGLSELGSLLRIVVPMITPAVVVVAFFAFLASWNELMLSVTFTGQHTATVTKLISSLLQSPTGAEFGAAAAIALVSMVPGILLVIFCQRFLVQGLTAGSVK from the coding sequence GTGACTGACCACCACCGCACCCGAAGGCGGACCGGACAGGCGCTGGTCGTCATCGCTCTCGCGATCGGGGCGCTCGCCTCGCTGTTCCCGATCGCGTGGATCGCGCTGACCTCCGTGAAGGTTCCGCGGGACTACTTCGCGAAACCGTTCCAGTGGTTCCCCGACACGATCACCTTCGAGCACTACGCTCGCCTCTTCGGCGATCTCGGCGGCGCCCAGGCCATCGGCAACAGTCTGCTCATCTCGATCGGATCGATGCTGCTCACGCTGATCGTCTCGGTGCCGGCGGCGTACGCGATCGCCCGGGCACGGGCGGGGATCCTCCGGAAGGCGCCGATCACGGTGCTCGCGCTGCGGGCACTGCCACCGGTCATCCTGCTCATCCCGCTCTATCTCGTGTACTCGGCGCTGGGGCTCCTCGACACCTATGGCGGCCTCATCCTCGCGTTCTCGACGTTCAACGTCCCGTTCGCGATCTGGATGCTCCGCGGGTTCTTCCAGGACTTCCCGCTCGAGGTGCAGGAAGCCGCGCAGATCGACGGCCTCTCGGAGCTCGGCAGTCTGCTCCGCATCGTCGTGCCGATGATCACGCCGGCCGTCGTCGTCGTGGCGTTCTTCGCCTTCCTCGCCTCATGGAACGAGCTCATGCTGTCGGTGACCTTCACCGGGCAGCACACGGCCACCGTCACGAAGCTGATCTCCAGCCTGCTGCAGTCGCCCACGGGCGCGGAGTTCGGCGCCGCAGCCGCGATCGCACTGGTGAGCATGGTGCCCGGGATTCTGCTCGTGATCTTCTGCCAACGATTCCTCGTCCAAGGTCTGACCGCCGGGAGTGTGAAATGA
- a CDS encoding fumarylacetoacetate hydrolase family protein, whose protein sequence is MKYVTFRNRGRLAHGIVEGEELRVLGDGDLSRIVTSAGAHADARPVERLALDEVSLTAPLQRPGKVLAVAANYQEHVREGGFADREKRISTPRLFLKPDTSIAGPDEPIAIPDITEQLDWEAELAVVIGTPARAVDERHALDHVFGYMTSNDLSARSLVVGHERDGEPWTAFFDWLAGKWLDASAPIGPWLVSADEVGDPHDLALTLEVNGETRQSSTTGAMIFSVAEIIAFASRLMTLNPGDVILTGTPAGVGASSGTFLAPGDVMVAEVEGLGRLRTPVIAAPA, encoded by the coding sequence ATGAAGTACGTGACCTTCCGCAACCGGGGCCGGCTCGCCCACGGCATCGTCGAGGGCGAAGAGCTGAGGGTGCTGGGCGACGGCGATCTCTCGCGGATCGTCACGTCCGCCGGCGCGCACGCCGATGCACGGCCCGTCGAACGTCTCGCGCTCGACGAGGTCTCGCTGACGGCGCCGCTGCAGAGGCCCGGCAAAGTGCTCGCCGTCGCGGCGAACTACCAGGAGCACGTGCGCGAGGGAGGCTTCGCCGATCGCGAGAAGCGCATCAGCACCCCGCGGTTGTTCCTGAAGCCGGACACCTCCATCGCCGGGCCCGACGAGCCCATCGCCATTCCCGACATCACCGAGCAGCTCGACTGGGAGGCCGAGCTCGCGGTGGTGATCGGCACGCCGGCCCGAGCGGTCGACGAACGGCACGCGCTCGATCACGTCTTCGGCTACATGACGAGCAACGATCTCTCGGCACGCTCACTCGTCGTCGGGCACGAGCGGGACGGCGAACCATGGACCGCGTTCTTCGACTGGCTCGCGGGCAAGTGGCTGGACGCCTCCGCGCCGATCGGCCCCTGGCTCGTGTCCGCCGACGAGGTCGGCGACCCGCACGACCTGGCGCTCACCCTCGAGGTGAACGGCGAGACACGGCAGAGCTCGACCACCGGCGCCATGATCTTCTCCGTCGCCGAGATCATCGCCTTCGCCTCGCGACTCATGACCCTGAACCCCGGAGACGTGATCCTCACCGGCACCCCAGCCGGGGTCGGCGCCAGCTCAGGGACCTTCCTCGCCCCGGGAGACGTCATGGTCGCCGAGGTGGAAGGGCTCGGGCGTCTTCGGACCCCGGTCATCGCCGCTCCCGCGTGA
- a CDS encoding sialidase family protein codes for MRTRVLGAIALAAATVVVALVPAAPVSAAAAQIDLPIQPDVEIVSPENSACAPWDMTKSRHDNEVVDCGWFPSIAVLANGDLIVAYSDSPSHSNFSSIAMRTSSDQGRTWSEARTIVDTPGVPDEKEPNVTVLRNGDVLIWYYDFNNPNRSNNRTINLIRSTDDGMTWSAPIVPSTVAYTSTYGYAAGNGELIELENGDLLLPFTAMRDRRGHAGAPGAHVLRSFDGGVTWDVADERVVMWSGPDYYVPGTTTPATWYVEPALVDLGDGEVMMVARTSYNPQDAVMRVSYSSDHGDTWTSPVDIAGLKGDAPHLLPLRDGTVLLTWGDRSRAWGQGRPTAGLIYDPSNGWTGSEQKLIYRGPRDFGDQAYSGSVQLPDGGVLTVYYDRMAGTIGGTFLDLTAVEAPLAEIAANDGLTITTTLNHSAAGYAPTGPIDGTVDYATMAVANTSVHANGAPHVWQMDLDEPVRTGEIGIALKPGYEESATIEIATGEGAAKVWSAVRTYDDAEIGTLDWFGLGRAADLTGLRVTITKSEGWAALAGVAMRAPATSFERSAPGADTVAPYAQLTPLEPSSGWFKAVPAQITLAVRDRHDANPQVDVDSGSGWQTSASTATVPTSGYGEGRHAFSYRTRDSALNESTLRTVSVNIDLTPPSASASLAPTGDPNTRRLTITGTDALSGVKTIGYLLQGAGAWTTTTLPTPLASSSVSVDAPVGSTVQYRVYDTATNTSGIASIVVSP; via the coding sequence ATGCGCACTCGAGTCCTCGGCGCCATCGCGCTCGCCGCTGCGACGGTGGTCGTCGCGCTCGTCCCAGCCGCACCGGTCAGCGCCGCAGCGGCCCAGATCGACCTTCCGATCCAGCCCGATGTCGAGATCGTCTCGCCCGAGAACTCGGCGTGCGCCCCCTGGGACATGACCAAGAGTCGCCACGACAACGAGGTCGTCGACTGCGGGTGGTTCCCGTCGATCGCCGTGCTGGCCAACGGCGACCTGATCGTGGCCTACTCCGATTCGCCGAGCCACTCGAACTTCAGCAGTATCGCGATGCGGACGTCGAGCGATCAGGGTCGAACCTGGTCTGAGGCCCGCACCATCGTCGACACCCCGGGCGTGCCCGACGAGAAGGAGCCGAACGTCACCGTCCTCCGCAACGGCGACGTCCTGATCTGGTACTACGACTTCAACAATCCGAACCGCTCCAACAACCGGACCATCAACCTCATCCGCAGCACCGATGACGGGATGACCTGGTCGGCGCCGATCGTGCCGAGCACCGTGGCCTACACGAGCACCTACGGGTACGCGGCGGGCAACGGCGAGCTCATCGAGCTCGAGAACGGCGACCTCCTCCTGCCCTTCACCGCCATGCGCGACCGGCGCGGCCACGCCGGGGCGCCGGGCGCTCACGTGCTGCGGAGCTTCGACGGCGGGGTCACGTGGGACGTCGCCGATGAACGCGTCGTGATGTGGTCGGGCCCGGACTACTACGTGCCCGGAACGACGACGCCGGCGACCTGGTACGTGGAGCCCGCGTTGGTGGACCTCGGCGACGGCGAGGTGATGATGGTGGCTCGCACGTCCTACAACCCGCAGGACGCGGTCATGCGGGTCAGCTACTCGTCGGACCACGGCGACACCTGGACCAGCCCGGTGGACATCGCCGGCCTGAAGGGCGATGCCCCGCACCTGCTCCCCCTGCGTGACGGCACGGTGCTGCTCACCTGGGGCGACCGGTCGAGGGCGTGGGGTCAGGGGCGGCCGACCGCGGGCCTGATCTACGACCCGTCGAACGGCTGGACGGGCAGTGAGCAGAAGCTGATCTACCGTGGCCCGCGCGATTTCGGTGACCAGGCGTACTCCGGCTCGGTGCAGCTGCCCGACGGCGGGGTCCTGACGGTGTACTACGACCGGATGGCGGGAACGATCGGAGGCACGTTCCTCGATCTCACCGCGGTCGAAGCCCCGCTCGCCGAGATCGCGGCGAACGACGGGCTGACGATCACCACGACGCTGAACCACTCGGCGGCGGGGTACGCACCGACCGGACCGATCGACGGCACGGTGGACTACGCGACCATGGCCGTGGCGAACACGAGCGTCCACGCCAACGGTGCGCCGCACGTCTGGCAGATGGACCTCGACGAGCCCGTCCGGACCGGCGAGATCGGCATCGCCCTCAAGCCCGGCTACGAGGAGTCGGCGACGATCGAGATCGCGACCGGTGAGGGCGCTGCCAAGGTGTGGTCCGCTGTTCGGACCTACGACGACGCCGAGATCGGCACGCTCGACTGGTTCGGTCTCGGTCGCGCGGCAGACCTCACCGGCCTCCGGGTCACGATCACGAAGAGCGAAGGGTGGGCGGCGCTCGCGGGCGTCGCGATGCGTGCACCGGCGACGAGCTTCGAGCGTTCGGCGCCCGGGGCGGACACGGTCGCCCCCTACGCCCAGCTCACCCCGCTCGAGCCCTCGAGCGGATGGTTCAAGGCGGTACCCGCTCAGATCACGCTCGCCGTCCGAGACCGGCATGACGCGAACCCGCAGGTCGACGTCGACTCCGGCTCGGGCTGGCAGACGAGCGCTTCGACCGCCACCGTGCCCACGTCGGGCTACGGCGAGGGCCGCCATGCCTTCAGCTACCGGACGCGAGACAGCGCGCTCAACGAGTCCACGTTGCGGACGGTGAGCGTCAACATCGACCTCACGCCACCCTCGGCCTCGGCCTCGCTGGCGCCCACGGGCGACCCGAACACGCGGCGGCTCACGATCACGGGCACGGACGCGCTCTCGGGGGTCAAGACCATCGGATATCTCCTGCAGGGAGCCGGTGCATGGACGACCACGACCCTGCCGACGCCACTGGCCTCCAGCAGCGTGTCGGTCGACGCGCCGGTGGGCTCGACCGTGCAGTACCGCGTCTACGACACGGCGACGAACACCTCGGGGATCGCCTCGATCGTGGTGTCGCCGTGA
- a CDS encoding ABC transporter substrate-binding protein, which produces MRTRLLTKAAVLAAGAGLLAGCTAPAPETGTETTSASVYLYQDPSTFNPLKPFAGGEQLVMSLLYDNLVTTDPDAEYIPRLAESWTVSEDATTYTFTLREGLKWSDGEPFGAADVVFSYNLYANPEVASAQSSRLAGVVGYDELQSGAATELSGVTAVDDHTVEIALSEPNAGFLALIGYGPVFFILPEHVLGEVPASEVMDDAFFTEPTAGMGPYVLDEFRADQELALSANPEYRTEVGIDRLFLKLVTSDVATSQLSTGEIDLVQVSPSDLGTVEGIGGVQVSTAASPGFTRMAVNQEKPQFVDPRVRQAILTAIDREGIIEGILAGQASPLNSTILTSWALPADLDEYEYDPERARQLLAEAGWDPATPVAITWIPGQRDRDLMVNVIVENLKAVGIQASAAQVDSAGQSAALDAKSFDLLLFGGGVYSMDPASSFPILSCDSRFPAGSNLSLFCDEQLDALMTEGAGTSEQSARATAYQDAARLDNAAVPYIWLNRPDTIWATSERLKGFIPNGDATNGFWNAAEWTIE; this is translated from the coding sequence ATGAGAACTCGCCTCTTGACGAAGGCCGCGGTGCTCGCGGCCGGTGCCGGCCTGCTCGCAGGCTGTACCGCTCCGGCGCCGGAGACCGGAACGGAGACGACGTCCGCGAGCGTCTACCTGTACCAGGATCCGTCCACCTTCAACCCGCTCAAGCCCTTCGCGGGTGGAGAGCAGCTGGTCATGTCGTTGCTCTACGACAATCTCGTGACGACCGACCCGGACGCCGAGTACATCCCGCGCCTCGCGGAGTCGTGGACGGTGTCCGAGGACGCGACCACGTACACGTTCACCCTTCGAGAAGGCCTGAAGTGGAGCGACGGCGAGCCGTTCGGCGCCGCCGACGTCGTCTTCAGCTACAACCTCTATGCCAACCCCGAGGTGGCCAGCGCGCAGTCCTCGCGACTCGCGGGAGTCGTGGGGTACGACGAGCTGCAGTCGGGCGCGGCGACCGAGCTCAGCGGCGTGACCGCGGTCGACGACCACACCGTCGAGATTGCGCTCTCCGAGCCCAACGCCGGGTTCCTCGCGCTCATCGGGTACGGGCCCGTCTTCTTCATCCTCCCCGAACACGTCCTGGGCGAGGTGCCCGCGAGCGAGGTGATGGACGACGCCTTCTTCACCGAACCGACCGCCGGCATGGGGCCGTACGTGCTCGACGAGTTCCGAGCCGATCAAGAGCTCGCGCTCTCGGCGAACCCGGAGTACCGCACTGAGGTCGGCATCGATCGCCTCTTCCTGAAGCTCGTCACGAGCGATGTCGCGACGTCGCAGCTCTCGACCGGGGAGATCGACCTCGTGCAGGTCTCGCCGAGCGACCTCGGCACGGTCGAAGGGATCGGGGGCGTGCAGGTCAGCACTGCCGCCTCGCCTGGCTTCACCCGGATGGCGGTCAACCAGGAGAAGCCGCAGTTCGTGGACCCGCGGGTCCGTCAGGCCATCCTGACCGCCATCGACCGGGAGGGCATCATCGAGGGCATCCTCGCCGGTCAGGCCTCCCCGCTGAACAGCACCATCCTGACCTCGTGGGCGCTGCCCGCGGATCTCGACGAGTACGAGTACGACCCTGAGCGCGCGAGGCAGCTCCTCGCCGAAGCCGGCTGGGACCCGGCGACACCGGTCGCGATCACCTGGATCCCGGGGCAGCGAGACCGCGATCTCATGGTCAACGTCATCGTGGAGAACCTCAAGGCGGTGGGCATCCAGGCCAGCGCGGCACAGGTGGACTCGGCCGGTCAGTCGGCGGCGCTGGACGCGAAGAGCTTCGACCTGCTGCTCTTCGGCGGCGGCGTGTACTCGATGGACCCCGCGAGCTCCTTCCCGATCCTCTCCTGCGACTCGCGGTTCCCGGCCGGATCCAACCTCTCGCTGTTCTGCGACGAGCAGCTGGACGCGCTGATGACCGAGGGCGCCGGCACCAGCGAGCAGTCTGCGCGTGCCACCGCGTACCAGGATGCCGCGCGGCTCGACAACGCTGCGGTCCCCTACATCTGGCTGAACCGCCCCGACACGATCTGGGCGACCAGCGAACGGCTGAAGGGGTTCATCCCGAACGGCGACGCCACGAACGGCTTCTGGAACGCCGCCGAGTGGACGATCGAGTAA
- a CDS encoding Gfo/Idh/MocA family protein, with amino-acid sequence MKSWPERSRRRNLAIVGTGGIAVSHATALGDTDRAALHVVCDLDAERARAFGESWRVPWTADLDEVLRDDEVDAVIVCTPNRTHGAIGRRVLEAGKHLLMEKPLAMSHSAAEELAGLAADRDLALVVGHIHRHTDQGIAIRALIAAGAIGEPRFVRITMNGGWLWGGWESWVLDPAQSGGHALHNGVHLMDLASWWIDRVPDRVFAAGQHVTSAALAIHDYLTIQLSYPGGRAAICEVSRAEHPRDQAFVEVRVAGADGVIDRRWDAEGVVTWGDAGSRVLDVPAPIRRAFRRQLDAFVEAMEDRSLANPPPRDAVAVIRLAEAATRSADVGRVVTIGADR; translated from the coding sequence GTGAAGTCATGGCCCGAGCGGTCACGCCGCCGCAACCTCGCCATTGTGGGCACTGGCGGGATCGCGGTCTCGCACGCGACCGCGCTCGGCGACACCGACCGCGCCGCCCTGCACGTCGTCTGCGACCTGGACGCCGAGCGTGCACGCGCGTTCGGGGAGTCCTGGCGCGTCCCCTGGACGGCCGACCTCGACGAGGTGCTCCGCGACGACGAGGTGGATGCGGTGATCGTCTGCACGCCCAATCGCACGCACGGGGCGATCGGTCGTCGCGTCCTCGAGGCCGGGAAGCATCTGCTGATGGAGAAGCCGCTCGCGATGTCGCATTCGGCGGCGGAGGAGCTCGCCGGGCTCGCGGCGGACCGGGACCTGGCCCTCGTCGTCGGTCACATCCACCGGCACACCGATCAGGGGATCGCCATCCGCGCCCTCATCGCAGCGGGAGCGATCGGCGAACCGAGATTCGTGCGCATCACGATGAACGGCGGCTGGCTCTGGGGCGGCTGGGAATCGTGGGTGCTCGACCCAGCGCAGTCCGGCGGGCACGCGCTCCACAACGGCGTGCACCTCATGGACCTCGCGAGCTGGTGGATCGACCGGGTGCCCGATCGCGTGTTCGCAGCGGGGCAGCACGTGACCAGTGCCGCGTTGGCCATCCACGACTACCTGACGATCCAGCTGTCCTACCCCGGAGGACGCGCCGCGATCTGCGAGGTCAGCCGCGCGGAGCATCCCCGCGACCAGGCCTTCGTCGAGGTCCGGGTCGCCGGCGCCGACGGCGTGATCGACCGACGGTGGGACGCCGAGGGAGTCGTTACCTGGGGTGACGCCGGAAGCCGCGTGCTCGACGTCCCCGCTCCGATCCGGCGGGCGTTCCGTCGACAGCTCGACGCATTCGTCGAGGCGATGGAAGACCGCTCGCTCGCGAATCCGCCGCCCCGCGATGCGGTGGCCGTGATCCGGTTGGCCGAAGCGGCGACCCGGTCGGCCGACGTTGGACGAGTCGTGACGATCGGAGCTGACCGATGA
- a CDS encoding PIG-L deacetylase family protein produces the protein MSERPISVLVIGAHPDDAEILCGGTMLRYVAEGARVTIAIATNGEVGGPGDDPARIAAIRHEEARASADRIGADLIWMGFQDEMLFNTPEVRTRFIDAYRETEPDVVFVHSTDDYHPDHRIAGQVALDARIPSAVPLVRTTRPALARIPHLFVMDTLGGVAFDPEHLVDIADQQLEKEELLRTHASQVEWMRIAYGDDYIADARAQSELRAAAAGLRFAEGFTSVRTYPVTGGPEQLPNGWLDVRS, from the coding sequence ATGAGCGAACGCCCCATCAGCGTGCTCGTCATCGGGGCCCACCCCGACGACGCCGAGATCCTCTGCGGGGGCACGATGCTCCGCTACGTCGCCGAGGGAGCGCGCGTCACCATCGCCATCGCCACCAACGGCGAAGTCGGCGGTCCGGGCGACGACCCGGCACGGATCGCGGCGATACGCCACGAGGAGGCGCGCGCCAGCGCTGACCGGATCGGCGCCGACCTGATCTGGATGGGCTTCCAAGACGAGATGCTCTTCAATACCCCCGAGGTCCGTACCCGATTCATCGACGCCTACCGGGAGACGGAACCGGACGTCGTCTTCGTCCACTCGACCGACGACTATCACCCCGATCACCGGATCGCCGGGCAGGTCGCGCTCGATGCGCGGATCCCGTCGGCCGTCCCGCTGGTCCGCACGACCCGCCCCGCGCTCGCACGCATCCCGCATCTGTTCGTCATGGACACGCTCGGCGGCGTCGCGTTCGATCCGGAACACCTCGTCGACATCGCCGATCAGCAGCTCGAGAAGGAAGAGCTGCTCCGGACGCACGCGTCGCAGGTCGAATGGATGCGCATCGCCTACGGCGACGACTACATCGCCGACGCCCGGGCGCAGTCCGAGCTCAGAGCTGCGGCCGCCGGTCTCCGATTCGCCGAAGGCTTCACCTCCGTACGTACGTACCCCGTCACCGGAGGCCCCGAGCAGCTCCCGAACGGGTGGCTCGACGTCCGCTCGTGA
- a CDS encoding Gfo/Idh/MocA family protein yields MYLPAARRAGLDVAGIWVPSDATEHHLAQARTLAHDAGLELLTGPMPDLTGTSGVIACLRGDARRRALRASAAAGVPVLLDKPTLDDTGALRALAEAAPDVVVLPGHHLRFHESVRALHQAVSAGRFGLLRAVHAELIVTGGDGPSADGELRNLVVYLLDVFRLFVGAAEVVVSAVAQPAGERAGEAWTVLARTDRDLIASLHVSRASAGLPAILEGSLRVLGSHGGAVADLTAPSMTVRTPSGTRRAPFGQSSVDALVDAFRRCAESPDARHGLAAIDDLCVVSAALDDLGRSAREGCEVASRW; encoded by the coding sequence ATGTATCTTCCGGCAGCCCGGCGAGCCGGCCTGGACGTCGCCGGGATCTGGGTGCCGAGCGACGCCACCGAGCACCACCTCGCCCAGGCGCGGACGCTCGCACACGACGCCGGGCTCGAGCTCCTCACCGGTCCGATGCCGGACCTGACGGGCACGAGCGGGGTCATCGCGTGCCTCAGGGGCGACGCTCGACGACGGGCCCTGCGGGCAAGCGCCGCCGCCGGGGTCCCGGTCCTGCTGGACAAGCCGACGCTCGACGACACGGGAGCACTTCGCGCGCTCGCCGAGGCGGCACCCGATGTCGTGGTGCTGCCGGGGCACCACCTTCGCTTCCACGAGTCCGTCCGGGCACTCCATCAGGCGGTGTCCGCCGGGCGGTTCGGCCTGCTGCGCGCCGTGCACGCCGAACTCATCGTGACCGGTGGCGACGGGCCCTCGGCCGACGGCGAACTGCGCAATCTCGTGGTGTATCTGCTCGACGTGTTCCGCCTGTTCGTCGGCGCCGCCGAGGTGGTCGTGTCGGCGGTCGCCCAACCGGCAGGTGAACGTGCCGGAGAAGCGTGGACCGTGCTCGCCCGCACGGATCGGGACCTCATCGCGAGCCTGCACGTCAGCCGTGCCAGTGCGGGGCTGCCGGCGATCCTCGAGGGCAGCCTGCGGGTGCTCGGCAGCCACGGCGGCGCGGTCGCGGACCTGACCGCTCCGAGCATGACGGTGCGGACCCCGTCCGGTACGCGTCGGGCTCCGTTCGGTCAGAGCTCGGTGGATGCGCTCGTCGACGCCTTCCGGCGATGCGCCGAATCACCCGACGCGCGGCATGGCCTCGCCGCGATCGACGACCTCTGCGTGGTGTCCGCCGCGCTCGACGACCTCGGGCGGTCCGCCCGCGAGGGATGCGAGGTCGCCAGCCGATGGTGA